Part of the Angustibacter luteus genome, GCTCCTTCAGCTCGACCTCGGTCGCTGCGCCGGCCTTGATGACGGCGACGCCGCCGGCCAGCTTGGCCAGCCGCTCCTGCAGCTTCTCGCGGTCGTAGTCCGAATCCGACTTCTCGATCTCGGCGCGGATCTGGTTGACCCGGCCGGCGATCGCCTCGGCGTCGCCAGCACCCTCGACGATGGTCGTCTCGTCCTTGGTGATGACCACCTTGCGGGCCCGGCCGAGCAGCTCGATGCCGGTGTTCTCCAGCTTCAGGCCGACCTCCTCGCTGATGACCTCACCACCGGTCAGGGTGGCGATGTCGGCGAGCATGGCCTTGCGGCGGTCACCGAAGCCCGGGGCCTTGACGGCGACGGACTTGAAGGTGCCACGGATCTTGTTGACGATGAGCGTCGAGAGAGCCTCGCCGTCCACGTCCTCCGCGATGATGACCAGCGGCTTGCCGGACTGCATGACCTTCTCGAGCAGCGGCAGCAGGTCCTTGACGGTCGAGATCTTGGAGTTCGCGACGAGGATGTAGGGGTCCTCGAGCTCGGTCTCCATGCGCTCGGTGTCGGTGACGAAGTACGCCGAGATGTAGCCCTTGTCGAAGCGCATACCCTCGGTGAGCTCGAGCTCGAGGCCGAAGGTGTTCGACTCCTCGACGGTGATGACACCTTCCTTGCCGACCTTGTCCATCGCCTCGGCGATGAGCTCGCCGATCGAGGAGTCACCGGCCGAGATGCCGGCGGTCTGCGCGATCTGCTCCTTGGTCTCGACCTCGCGGGCCGAGGCCAGCAGCTGGTCGGACACGGCCTCGACGGCCTGCTCGATGCCGCGCTTGAGGGCCATCGGGTTGGCGCCGGCAGCCACGTTGCGCAGACCCTCGCGCACCATCGCCTGAGCCAGCACCGTGGCGGTCGTCGTGCCGTCACCGGCGACGTCGTCCGTCTTCTTGGCGACCTCCTTGACCAGCTCGGCGCCGATCTTCTCGTAGGGGTCGTCGAGCTCGATCTCCTTGGCGATGCTGACACCGTCGTTGGTGATCGTGGGGGCGCCCCACTTCTTCTCCAGGACGACGTTGCGTCCCTTCGGGCCGAGCGTGACCCGGACGGCGTCGGCGAGGGCGTTCATGCCCCGCTCGAGCCCGCGGCGGGCCTCCTCGTCGAAGGCGATGATCTTGGCCATGCTTCGGGTTCCTCCCGTGATCGGGTGGTGGTGACCGGTCGGTGCCCGCGACGGACGACCGCCGTTGCCGCGCTCTGGTCACGCGACGCTCGACGGCCTCACTGATCGGTCGACGTCAGGTAGCACTCACGTCGTGCGAGTGCTAGGTCAATGATTAGCACTCGGCACCCCCGAGTGCAAATGCCTGGACCCCTACCGCCGCGCGCCGCGCCGGACGATCATGGGCGCCATGAGGCTGAGCAGCCGGGACTGGACCCGTCGGGTGGTGAACGTGCTCACGTTGGCCACGCCGGTCGGGCTGGCCCTGGCCAGGTCGGGCCACGCCCGGCTGGTGCCCGGGCCGCGCGGCACCTGGGTGGCCACCGGCTACCGCTCCCGCTTCCCGGCTCCGCGGGCCCCCGCGGTGACGATCGGGGACGTCGTCCTGCTCCGGCTGGACGACGAGCGCCTGGCCCGCCGCCCGCTGCTGCTGACCCACGAGTCGCGGCACAGCGGCCAGTGGGCGTGCTGGCTCGGCATGCTCGGGTTCCCGGTCGCGTACGGGGTGGCCAGCCTGCTGTCGTGGTGGAAGGTGCGGGACTTCGCGCTGGCCAACGTGTTCGAGGTGCGCGCCGGACTGGTCGAGGGCGGGTACCTGAGACCGGGCGAGTCGGTCAGCTCGGGTAGTCGGCGCCCAGCACCGCAGTGACCCGGGACGAGCCGAAGTCCGCGGACTCCTGCACCGCGGCGGGGCTGCCCAGGTCGTCGGCGACGGCCTGCGCCGTCGCCTGCAGCGAGCCCTTGCCGTAGAAGATCGTCGTGCCGGTGACGGAGCCGGTGTAGTTGCCGGTGCTCCGGATCGTCCAGCCCGCGTTGCGCAGCTTGGTCGCCGCACCGGCGGCCAACCCGCCGCGCTTGGTGGCGTTCAGCACCGCGACCGGCTGGCTGTGGTCCACCGTCGGCGTCTGGGTGGTGCTCGCGGACTTCGTGCTGGTCGGTGAGGCGGTCTTCGTGCTCGACGAGGACTTGGTGGAGGTGCCCTTGGTCGTGGTGCCGGTCGCCCCCGAGGTCACGCCCGTGTTCGAGCTGGCCTCATCGGTCCCGCCGCCACCCCACCAGCCGGTGGCCCACACCACGATCAGCACGACCGCCACGGCCGCGACCAACCAGGGGACGGCACCGGCCGGGCCCAGGCCCGGTGGACGGTGCGCGCCGCGGCGCTCGTGGAACGTCTGGCTCATGCTGCGAACGCCCTCAGGGTCAGACCTTCATGCCGAGGCGACGGGCCGAGCGGGCCCGCTGACGCGAGGCGCGCATGCGGCGCAGCCGCTTGACCAGCATCGGGTCGAGCTCCAGCGCGTCCTGCCGGTCGATCAGCGCGTTGAGCACCTGGTAGTACCGGGTGGCGGACATGTCGAACAGCTCGCGGATCGCCTGCTCCTTGGCGCCGGCGTACTTCCACCACTGACGCTCGAAGGCCAGGATCTCGGCGTCCCGCTCGCTCAGGCCCGACGCCTCGCCCACCCCGGCAGAGCCGTGGCCAGCGGTGCGGGGGTCGGTCGTCGCGGCATCCATGCCCACCAGGGTAGACGGTGAACCACACCGATGTCATTCGACCCGCTGGGTGAATGCCAGCCCCTGCGCCAACCCCCTAGGCCATCGTGTCCAGGATCGTCGAGATGTCCGCCTCGCTGGTGTTCGGGTTGACGATGGCGAACCGGGTGACGGTCTCCCCCTCGTGCGTGGTCGGGACGACGAACGCGAAGTTCGCCAGCAGCAGGCGGTCCGACCAGCGCTGGTACTGCTGCGGCGTCCAGCCCACCCGGCGGAACACGACGACCGAGGTGTCGGGCTCGCGCAGCAGCTCCAGGTAGTCGCGCTGCTCGACCTGCGCGGCGGCGAACCGGGTCACCTCGAGGGTGCGCTCGACCGCGGCGGCGTAGGCGTCCGTACCGTGGGTGGCGAGGCTGAACCAGAACGGCAGCCCGCGCGCCCGCCGGGTCAGCCCGACCGAGTAGTCGGACGGGTTGAACTCGGCCGACTCGGTCAGCACGTCGAGGTAGCCGGCCTTCTGGGTGTGCGCGGCCCGGCCGAGCTGGGGGTCGCGGTAGATCAGCGCGCAGCAGTCGAACGGCGCGAACAGCCACTTGTGCGGGTCCACGATGAACGAGTCGGCCTGCTCGATGCCGTCGTAGCGGGCCCGGATGCTGGGGGCGGCCAGCCCGGCGCCGCCGTAGGCGCCGTCCACGTGGAACCAGACGCCGAGCTCGGCGCAGACCGCCGCGACCGACGCGAGGTCGTCGACGATGCCGAAGTTCGTCGTGCCGGCGGTGGCGACGACCGCGAACAGCCCGTCGGTGCCGGTGGACGCCAGCGTCGCCCGCAGGTTCTCGCCGGTCAGCCGGCCGGCGTCGTCGACCGGGACGCCCAGGAAGTCGACGTCCATGATGTCGCAGGCGCTCTTGATGGACGAGTGCGCCTGGGTGGTGCCGGCGACCTTCCAGCGGGTCGGCTGCTCGCCGCCCTCGCGGCGGGCCGCGTGCCGGGCGGCGACGAGCGCGGACAGGTTGCCGATGGTCCCGCCGGGCACGAACACCCCGCCCGCCGACTCGGGCAGCCCGGCCAGGTCACTGATCCAGCGCAGCGCCGCGTTCTCCGCGTGCACCGCGCCGGCGCCCTCCAGCCAGGACCCGCCGTAGATGGACGACGCCCCGACCACCAGGTCGAACAGGGTGCTGGCCTCGGTGGGCGCACAGGGGATGAAGGACAGGTAGCGCGGGTGGTCGGTCGAGATGCAGGCCGGGGCGAGCTCTCTGGTGAAGAGCTCGAGGGCCGCCACGCCGCCGAGGCCGTCGGCGGTGATGGTCTGCCCGGCCACCTCGTCGAGCTCCGCCTGCGTGCGCGGGCCGTCCAGCGGCACCGGGTTCATCCGCGAGCGGCGCAGCGTGTAGTCCAGGACGGCTTGGCTCAGGGCCTCGACGTCGGCGTCGAAAGAGTGCACGAGAGGGAAGTCTAGGGGCCCTCAGTGCGCGCTCAGCACCTCCTGCACGGCGGCCTCCTCGTCGGTTCGGACGTCGACCTGCGGGCTGGGCCTGACCAGCGACATCAGCGCGCCGGCCACGCACATCACCGCGGCGGCCAGGAACACGACGACGAGGCCGTCGTGCAGCGGGCCGGAGATGAGCTGCGGGAAGAACGTCTTGCCGACCAGGTTCGCGGCGTGGTCCGGCGACAGCTTCGCCAGCACGTCGGGGCCGACCATCTCGCGCATCGGGTTGTAGCCGAGGAAGGCGGCGAACAGGCTGCCCACGGGCGGCAGCCCGGCGATCGTGTGCGCGGTGTCGGCCGGGACGCCCTGCGCGGTCAGGCTGCTGCTCAGCTGGGCGGGCAGGTGCTTGGCCAGCCCGGCGATCATCAGCGAGAAGAAGATGCCGATCGACAGCAGCATGCCGGCGTTCATGAAGGTGGCGCGCATCCCCGAGGCGGCGCCGCGGTCCTGCGGCTGGACGCTGCCCATGATCGCGCTGGTGTTGGGCGCGGCGAACAGGCCCGAGCCGATGCCGTTGAGCGCGATCAGCGCCGCGAACCAGCCGTAGTGGAAGTTCACCGGCAGCAGCAGCAGGCCGACGAAGGACGCCGCAGCGACCATCAGCCCGACGAACGCGAACAGCCGGGAGCCGTACTTGTCGGACAGGTGGCCGGACACCGGGCCCGAGACCAGGAAGCCGATGGTCAGCGGCACCAGGTAGATGCCGGCCCACAGCGGGGTGGACTCGTAGTCGTAGCCGTGCAGCGGCAACCAGACGCCCTGCAGCCAGATGATCAGCATGAACTGCAGGCCACCGCGGGCGATGGAGGACAGCAGGGTGGCCGCATTGCCGTAGGCGAACGTGCGGTCGCGGAAGAGCTCGAGGTGGAACATCGGGTAGGTGACCCGGCGCTCGACGAACCAGAACGCCACGAGCATGGCCGCACCGCCGATCAGGCCGGCCAGCACCCACGGGTTGGTCCACCCGGTGTCGTGGCTGCCGTACGGCTGGATGCCGTAGGTGATGCCGGCCAGCATCGCCGTCAGCCCGGCGCCGAACAGGACGTTGCCGACCCAGTCGATGCTCCCCT contains:
- the groL gene encoding chaperonin GroEL (60 kDa chaperone family; promotes refolding of misfolded polypeptides especially under stressful conditions; forms two stacked rings of heptamers to form a barrel-shaped 14mer; ends can be capped by GroES; misfolded proteins enter the barrel where they are refolded when GroES binds); protein product: MAKIIAFDEEARRGLERGMNALADAVRVTLGPKGRNVVLEKKWGAPTITNDGVSIAKEIELDDPYEKIGAELVKEVAKKTDDVAGDGTTTATVLAQAMVREGLRNVAAGANPMALKRGIEQAVEAVSDQLLASAREVETKEQIAQTAGISAGDSSIGELIAEAMDKVGKEGVITVEESNTFGLELELTEGMRFDKGYISAYFVTDTERMETELEDPYILVANSKISTVKDLLPLLEKVMQSGKPLVIIAEDVDGEALSTLIVNKIRGTFKSVAVKAPGFGDRRKAMLADIATLTGGEVISEEVGLKLENTGIELLGRARKVVITKDETTIVEGAGDAEAIAGRVNQIRAEIEKSDSDYDREKLQERLAKLAGGVAVIKAGAATEVELKERKHRIEDAVRNAKAAVEEGIVAGGGVALIQAGKTAFDKLELEGDEATGANIVKVAVEAPLKQIAINAGLEGGVVAEKVRNLESGWGLNAATGEYVDMLQAGINDPVKVTRSALQNAASIAALFLTTEAVIADKPEKAAPAMPGGDGGMGGMDF
- a CDS encoding LytR C-terminal domain-containing protein produces the protein MSQTFHERRGAHRPPGLGPAGAVPWLVAAVAVVLIVVWATGWWGGGGTDEASSNTGVTSGATGTTTKGTSTKSSSSTKTASPTSTKSASTTQTPTVDHSQPVAVLNATKRGGLAAGAATKLRNAGWTIRSTGNYTGSVTGTTIFYGKGSLQATAQAVADDLGSPAAVQESADFGSSRVTAVLGADYPS
- a CDS encoding DUF3263 domain-containing protein, with translation MDAATTDPRTAGHGSAGVGEASGLSERDAEILAFERQWWKYAGAKEQAIRELFDMSATRYYQVLNALIDRQDALELDPMLVKRLRRMRASRQRARSARRLGMKV
- a CDS encoding pyridoxal phosphate-dependent decarboxylase family protein, whose protein sequence is MHSFDADVEALSQAVLDYTLRRSRMNPVPLDGPRTQAELDEVAGQTITADGLGGVAALELFTRELAPACISTDHPRYLSFIPCAPTEASTLFDLVVGASSIYGGSWLEGAGAVHAENAALRWISDLAGLPESAGGVFVPGGTIGNLSALVAARHAARREGGEQPTRWKVAGTTQAHSSIKSACDIMDVDFLGVPVDDAGRLTGENLRATLASTGTDGLFAVVATAGTTNFGIVDDLASVAAVCAELGVWFHVDGAYGGAGLAAPSIRARYDGIEQADSFIVDPHKWLFAPFDCCALIYRDPQLGRAAHTQKAGYLDVLTESAEFNPSDYSVGLTRRARGLPFWFSLATHGTDAYAAAVERTLEVTRFAAAQVEQRDYLELLREPDTSVVVFRRVGWTPQQYQRWSDRLLLANFAFVVPTTHEGETVTRFAIVNPNTSEADISTILDTMA
- a CDS encoding MFS transporter, whose product is MPNPRYDSAHPHYKWVALSNTTLGVLLATVNASIVLISLPAIFRGIQLDPLRPSNVSYLLWMLMGYLLVTAVLVVSLGRLGDIYGRVKMYNAGFAVFAAASVALALVPWTGSAGALWLIGFRVVQGVGGAMLMANSTAILTDAFPTEQRGMALGINQVAALAGSFIGLVLGGVLSEWHWRSVFWVSVPIGIVGTVWAYRSLHELTSRGKGSIDWVGNVLFGAGLTAMLAGITYGIQPYGSHDTGWTNPWVLAGLIGGAAMLVAFWFVERRVTYPMFHLELFRDRTFAYGNAATLLSSIARGGLQFMLIIWLQGVWLPLHGYDYESTPLWAGIYLVPLTIGFLVSGPVSGHLSDKYGSRLFAFVGLMVAAASFVGLLLLPVNFHYGWFAALIALNGIGSGLFAAPNTSAIMGSVQPQDRGAASGMRATFMNAGMLLSIGIFFSLMIAGLAKHLPAQLSSSLTAQGVPADTAHTIAGLPPVGSLFAAFLGYNPMREMVGPDVLAKLSPDHAANLVGKTFFPQLISGPLHDGLVVVFLAAAVMCVAGALMSLVRPSPQVDVRTDEEAAVQEVLSAH